Proteins from one Bactrocera neohumeralis isolate Rockhampton chromosome 3, APGP_CSIRO_Bneo_wtdbg2-racon-allhic-juicebox.fasta_v2, whole genome shotgun sequence genomic window:
- the LOC126753475 gene encoding protein slowmo, producing the protein MKIWTSEHTFNHPWETVTQAAWRKYPNPMTPSIIGTDVVERRVVDGVLHTHRLVQSKWYFPKWTNSLIGTAKTCFASERSTVDPQRKQMVLKTINLTFCRHISVDEVLYYEPHPTDSSKTLLKQEASVSVQGVPLCHYMEDMLTSTISMNAGKGRQGLEWVIGRINAEVKGIAESADDFLMKTKHSLDDMTESARKSMDEISVQAAKAAKHIHI; encoded by the coding sequence ATGAAGATATGGACATCGGAGCACACTTTCAACCACCCATGGGAAACGGTTACACAGGCAGCATGGCGAAAATATCCCAATCCGATGACACCATCTATAATTGGGACAGATGTTGTAGAGCGTAGAGTGGTAGACGGAGTGTTGCACACACACCGCCTGGTTCAGTCGAAGTGGTATTTCCCAAAATGGACAAATTCACTAATTGGTACTGCCAAAACATGTTTTGCAAGTGAACGCTCTACTGTGGACCCACAACGTAAACAAATGGTTCTTAAAACCATTAACTTAACTTTCTGTCGGCACATTTCGGTTGATGAAGTCCTCTATTACGAACCACATCCAACAGATTCAAGTAAAACTTTACTTAAACAGGAAGCATCCGTCAGTGTGCAAGGCGTTCCATTGTGTCACTATATGGAAGATATGCTAACATCCACCATAAGCATGAATGCGGGCAAAGGTCGTCAAGGTCTTGAATGGGTAATTGGACGTATAAACGCAGAAGTCAAAGGTATTGCCGAGTCTGCCGATGATTtcttaatgaaaacaaaacactCATTAGATGATATGACTGAAAGTGCTCGTAAAAGCATGGATGAAATCAGTGTGCAAGCTGCCAAAGCAGCaaaacatattcacatataa